The following nucleotide sequence is from Halobacillus mangrovi.
ATTGAATTTCTCCATGTTTTCAAACGCAGACTTCTGTGCCGGCGGCATGCCTGTGGCTTTGGAGATTTTGATTGTTGCTTCTTCATTCGTCATCCACTTCATAAGCTCGACAGCTGCTTCAGGATTTTCTGTATTATTTGTTACTGCATAAGCCATGCTTCCAGATGGAGACACTTTTTCATCTTTGTAAGGGTACGGCATCATACCCCAGTTTAAGCCTGCGTCTTCAGCAGAAACAGCAATCCATGGACCGCCTAAAGCAAGGGCTGCATTTCCTTCCTCAAACTGCATTTCACCAGGGCTATCTGTAACCACACCTTCAGCAAATAGATCTTTCACATAGTTTAAAGCTTCAATGGTTTCAGGACTATTTAAATAGCCATCCACTTTTGTACCATCTTCTGAAATGAGCGCGCCCCCATTAGACCAGACAAGTGGTGCGCCCATAAACGTCAACCATTCACCGACACCGTAGTTCATAAACAAGTTCAGTCCATAACGGTCTTCGGTCGTCAGTTTCTTAGAATTCTCCATCAATTCATCCCACGTCCAGGCACCTTCTATGGAATCAGCTGGTTCAATCCCTGCTTCATCCAACAAGTCTTTGTTGTAATAAAGCATGACGGAAGCTTCCATCGCTCCTAAAGAATACAATTTACCATTGTATGTGCCCTGTTGAATGATCGAATCTACATATTGGCTTTTCGTTTCTTTGTCAATATACTTATCGATCGGCTGAATCACTCCAGCTTCAGCAAAACTTGAAACGTAAGGGCCGTCCACTGCCATCACATCTGGCAGGTTCCCTGCTACAAGTGCAGCATTAATACTGTCACTGTACGCACTTGCCCCGTCATCAATGATGACTTCTGCGTTTACATGAATGTCGTCATGCTCTTTGTTGAACGCATCAATT
It contains:
- a CDS encoding ABC transporter substrate-binding protein, giving the protein MKKLSYLLTGVLVVLMLAACSSDSSANSEEDSSGSSGENQTSDTVETGSVDTSVEATGDEDVLLDFWIHQTGEDETNAYIELIDAFNKEHDDIHVNAEVIIDDGASAYSDSINAALVAGNLPDVMAVDGPYVSSFAEAGVIQPIDKYIDKETKSQYVDSIIQQGTYNGKLYSLGAMEASVMLYYNKDLLDEAGIEPADSIEGAWTWDELMENSKKLTTEDRYGLNLFMNYGVGEWLTFMGAPLVWSNGGALISEDGTKVDGYLNSPETIEALNYVKDLFAEGVVTDSPGEMQFEEGNAALALGGPWIAVSAEDAGLNWGMMPYPYKDEKVSPSGSMAYAVTNNTENPEAAVELMKWMTNEEATIKISKATGMPPAQKSAFENMEKFNELPWSIMKEQVIQTAHARPATPAYPVLTDAFAQSFHAASLGEDVESVVEQQVQRVERELKRFEE